The proteins below are encoded in one region of Paenacidovorax monticola:
- a CDS encoding GlxA family transcriptional regulator, with protein sequence MDHRHAGAHRVDLVLYPGFKALEAIGPMSVFDYANVHLRQQGRPDGYALRIVAAQQGPVRSDTLMALEATHTLQDAEHDPACTVVLVGSRHIGKVLEASGPLVDWVRRVAPAVPRMIALCSGSFLLAAAGVLDGRRAATHWSVAQELQRRHPAIDVDADAIYVRDGHYWTSAGVTAGIDLALAVVAEDFGHELALEVARDLVMYLQRPGGQSQFSVTLAAQATQHGGVQAVQQWVLAHLDQPMPLAVLAGQAAMSERHFRRVFLQETGCTPSAFVENARLEGARQLLEARGDLPFKTVAARVGLGSEQALRHLFMRRLGVTPQAYRERFGGPARR encoded by the coding sequence ATGGACCACCGCCATGCCGGCGCGCACCGCGTCGATCTCGTTCTCTACCCGGGCTTCAAGGCGCTGGAGGCCATCGGCCCCATGTCGGTGTTCGACTACGCCAACGTGCATCTGCGCCAGCAGGGCCGGCCCGACGGCTACGCGCTGCGCATCGTGGCTGCGCAGCAGGGGCCGGTGCGCTCCGACACGCTGATGGCGCTGGAGGCCACGCACACGCTGCAGGATGCGGAGCACGACCCCGCCTGCACGGTGGTGCTGGTGGGCTCGCGCCATATCGGCAAGGTGCTGGAGGCGAGCGGACCGCTGGTGGACTGGGTGCGCCGCGTGGCCCCGGCGGTACCGCGCATGATCGCGCTGTGCAGCGGCAGCTTTCTGCTTGCGGCCGCGGGCGTGCTCGACGGGCGGCGCGCCGCCACGCACTGGAGCGTGGCGCAGGAACTGCAGCGCCGGCACCCGGCGATCGACGTGGACGCCGACGCCATCTATGTGCGCGACGGGCATTACTGGACCTCGGCTGGCGTCACCGCCGGCATTGATCTGGCCCTGGCCGTGGTGGCCGAGGATTTCGGCCATGAGCTGGCGCTGGAGGTGGCGCGCGACCTCGTGATGTACCTCCAGCGCCCGGGCGGGCAGTCGCAGTTCAGCGTGACGCTGGCGGCCCAGGCCACCCAGCATGGCGGCGTGCAGGCCGTGCAGCAGTGGGTGCTGGCGCACCTGGATCAGCCCATGCCCCTGGCCGTGCTGGCGGGGCAGGCGGCCATGAGCGAGCGGCATTTCCGCCGTGTGTTCCTGCAGGAAACGGGCTGCACGCCCAGCGCCTTTGTGGAGAACGCGCGGCTCGAAGGCGCCCGGCAGTTGCTGGAGGCGCGTGGCGACCTGCCGTTCAAGACCGTGGCGGCCCGCGTGGGGCTGGGGTCCGAGCAGGCGCTGCGCCACCTGTTCATGCGGCGCCTGGGCGTCACGCCCCAGGCCTACCGCGAGCGTTTCGGCGGCCCGGCGCGGCGCTGA
- a CDS encoding succinate dehydrogenase assembly factor 2, translating into MAEQLLDERERNKLQWRCRRGLVENDLFIEQFFATYGSGLTARHALGLTVLMDLADNDLLDLLLRRKEPAGEVDTPEVREVLELLRRRAPAAPPLVG; encoded by the coding sequence ATGGCCGAACAACTGCTCGACGAACGCGAACGCAACAAGCTCCAGTGGCGCTGCCGCCGGGGCCTCGTGGAAAACGATCTGTTCATCGAGCAGTTCTTCGCCACCTACGGTTCCGGCCTGACCGCCCGCCATGCGCTGGGCCTGACCGTTCTCATGGATTTGGCCGACAACGACCTGCTGGACCTGCTGCTGCGGCGCAAGGAACCGGCGGGCGAGGTCGATACGCCAGAAGTCAGGGAAGTGCTCGAACTGTTGCGCCGGCGTGCGCCAGCGGCACCTCCGCTCGTGGGCTAA
- a CDS encoding S-(hydroxymethyl)glutathione dehydrogenase/class III alcohol dehydrogenase, with amino-acid sequence MKSRAAVAFKAGEPLQIVELDVAPPRKGEVLVRITHTGVCHTDAFTLSGDDPEGLFPAVLGHEGAGIVVEVGEGVTSVKPGDHVIPLYTAECGECLFCQSGKTNLCTAVRATQGKGVMPDGTTRFSYNGQPVYHYMGCSTFSEYTVVAEVSLAKIHPDANPEQVCLLGCGVTTGLGAVKNTAKVQPGDTVAVFGLGGIGLAVIQGAQMAQAGRIIAIDTNPAKFDLARTFGATDCVNPKDHDKPIQQVIVEMTGWGVDHSFECIGNVNVMRAALECAHRGWGQSVIIGVAGAGQEISTRPFQLVTGRKWLGTAFGGVKGRSQLPGMVEDAMAGKIQLAPFVTHTMGLTDINQAFDLMHAGQSIRSVVAYAA; translated from the coding sequence ATGAAATCCAGAGCCGCCGTGGCCTTCAAGGCCGGAGAACCCCTGCAAATCGTCGAACTCGACGTGGCCCCGCCCCGCAAGGGCGAGGTGCTCGTGAGGATCACCCACACCGGCGTGTGCCACACCGACGCCTTCACCCTGAGCGGCGACGACCCCGAGGGCCTGTTCCCGGCCGTGCTGGGCCACGAGGGCGCGGGCATCGTCGTGGAGGTGGGCGAAGGCGTGACCAGCGTGAAGCCGGGCGACCACGTGATCCCGCTCTACACCGCCGAATGCGGCGAATGCCTGTTCTGCCAAAGCGGCAAGACCAACCTGTGCACTGCCGTGCGCGCCACCCAGGGCAAGGGCGTGATGCCCGACGGCACCACGCGCTTCTCCTACAACGGCCAGCCCGTGTACCACTACATGGGCTGCTCCACGTTCAGCGAGTACACCGTGGTGGCCGAGGTGTCGCTCGCCAAGATCCACCCCGATGCCAACCCCGAGCAGGTGTGCCTGCTGGGCTGCGGCGTGACCACGGGCCTGGGCGCCGTGAAGAACACCGCCAAGGTCCAGCCGGGCGACACCGTGGCCGTGTTCGGCCTGGGCGGCATCGGCCTGGCCGTGATCCAGGGCGCGCAGATGGCCCAGGCCGGCCGCATCATCGCGATCGACACCAACCCGGCCAAGTTCGACCTGGCCCGCACCTTCGGCGCCACCGACTGCGTGAACCCCAAGGACCACGACAAGCCCATCCAGCAGGTCATCGTGGAGATGACGGGCTGGGGCGTGGACCACAGCTTCGAATGCATCGGCAACGTCAACGTGATGCGTGCCGCGCTCGAATGCGCGCACCGTGGCTGGGGCCAGAGCGTGATCATCGGCGTGGCCGGCGCAGGCCAGGAAATCAGCACCCGCCCCTTCCAGCTCGTGACGGGCCGCAAGTGGCTGGGCACGGCCTTCGGCGGCGTCAAGGGCCGCAGCCAGCTGCCCGGCATGGTGGAGGACGCCATGGCCGGCAAGATCCAGCTCGCGCCCTTCGTGACCCATACTATGGGCCTCACGGACATCAACCAGGCCTTCGACCTCATGCACGCCGGCCAGTCCATCCGCTCGGTGGTCGCCTACGCGGCCTGA
- the fghA gene encoding S-formylglutathione hydrolase, with protein MSTPLELLSAHACHGGEQRFYRHGSREIGLPMKFTAYLPPQALAGESVPTLIYLAGLTCTEETFPIKAGAQRLAAELGLALIAPDTSPRGANVPGEADAWDFGVGAGFYLDATQAPWSTHWRMESYLLRELLPLAEAELPIDGQRLGLFGHSMGGHGALTLALRHPGRFQSLSAFAPIAAPTRCAWGEKAFSGYLGANRAAWNAHDASELMAAQARAPYPQGILVDQGLADKFLAEQQLHPEAFEAACAGVGQPLTLRRHAGYDHGYYFIQSFMDDHLRHHAQALR; from the coding sequence ATGTCCACCCCTCTTGAACTCCTGAGCGCCCACGCCTGCCACGGCGGCGAGCAGCGCTTCTACCGCCACGGCTCGCGCGAGATCGGCCTGCCCATGAAGTTCACGGCCTACCTGCCGCCGCAAGCGCTGGCGGGCGAGAGCGTCCCCACCCTGATCTACCTCGCGGGCCTGACGTGCACCGAGGAGACCTTTCCGATCAAGGCCGGCGCCCAGCGCCTGGCCGCCGAACTGGGCCTGGCCCTGATCGCGCCCGACACCAGCCCGCGCGGCGCCAACGTGCCCGGCGAAGCCGACGCCTGGGACTTCGGCGTGGGCGCTGGCTTCTACCTCGACGCCACGCAGGCCCCCTGGTCCACGCACTGGCGCATGGAGAGCTACCTGCTGCGCGAACTGCTGCCGCTGGCCGAGGCCGAGCTGCCCATTGACGGGCAGCGCCTGGGCCTCTTCGGCCACTCGATGGGCGGCCACGGCGCGCTCACGCTGGCGCTGCGCCACCCGGGCCGCTTCCAGAGCCTCTCGGCCTTTGCGCCCATCGCCGCGCCCACGCGCTGCGCCTGGGGCGAAAAGGCCTTCAGCGGCTACCTGGGCGCCAACCGCGCCGCCTGGAATGCACATGACGCCAGCGAACTCATGGCGGCACAGGCCCGCGCCCCCTACCCGCAGGGCATCCTCGTGGACCAGGGCCTGGCCGACAAATTCCTGGCCGAGCAGCAACTGCATCCCGAGGCCTTCGAAGCCGCCTGCGCCGGCGTGGGCCAACCGCTCACGCTGCGCCGCCATGCGGGCTACGACCACGGCTACTACTTCATCCAGAGCTTCATGGACGACCACCTGCGCCACCACGCGCAGGCGCTGCGCTGA
- a CDS encoding Bug family tripartite tricarboxylate transporter substrate binding protein, which translates to MNRRHLTTLAAALLALAAAPSAALAQGTFPDKPVRLVIPFPPGGTSDITGRILADALSRELGQPVVVENKGGAGGTVGARLVAESKPDGYTLLLGTSSTNGTNSAVYKNLTYDAVKSFTPITRIVTVPGVLSTNNRFPVRSYADFAKLVGQSPGKFSYASSGNGGATHMAMEYYKSLSGLRVVHVPYRGTGPALNDVIGGQVEMIYDTLASSYPHIKAGNLVPIAVAAPQRIKELPDVPTFAETGLTTFNADLWNGVLAPAGLPPDVLKTLHGAIVRALRTAPVREKYAAAGALVVEDSPAEFARIIEADVAKWKKVAAFGHISVE; encoded by the coding sequence ATGAACCGACGCCACCTCACCACCCTGGCCGCCGCGCTGCTGGCGCTGGCCGCCGCGCCGTCCGCCGCGCTGGCGCAGGGCACATTCCCCGACAAGCCCGTGCGGCTGGTGATTCCCTTTCCCCCGGGGGGCACCTCCGACATCACGGGCCGCATTCTGGCCGATGCGCTGTCACGCGAACTGGGCCAGCCGGTGGTCGTGGAAAACAAGGGCGGTGCGGGCGGCACGGTGGGGGCGCGGCTGGTGGCAGAGTCCAAGCCTGACGGCTACACGCTGCTGCTGGGCACGTCGAGTACCAATGGCACGAATTCGGCCGTGTACAAGAACCTGACCTACGACGCGGTCAAGAGCTTCACGCCCATCACACGCATCGTCACCGTGCCCGGTGTGCTGAGCACGAACAACCGCTTCCCGGTCCGCAGCTATGCCGATTTTGCCAAGCTCGTGGGCCAGTCGCCGGGCAAGTTCTCGTATGCCTCGTCGGGCAACGGGGGCGCCACGCACATGGCGATGGAATACTACAAGTCGCTCAGCGGCCTGCGCGTGGTGCACGTGCCCTACCGTGGCACGGGCCCGGCGCTCAACGACGTGATCGGCGGGCAGGTGGAGATGATCTACGACACGCTGGCCTCGTCCTATCCGCACATCAAGGCGGGCAACCTGGTGCCCATTGCCGTGGCGGCGCCCCAGCGCATCAAGGAACTGCCCGACGTGCCCACCTTCGCCGAGACCGGGCTCACCACGTTCAATGCCGACCTCTGGAACGGCGTGCTGGCGCCGGCAGGCCTGCCGCCCGACGTGCTCAAGACCCTGCACGGCGCCATCGTGCGCGCGCTGCGCACGGCGCCCGTGCGCGAGAAGTACGCCGCGGCCGGCGCGCTGGTGGTGGAGGATTCCCCGGCCGAGTTCGCCCGCATCATCGAGGCGGACGTGGCCAAGTGGAAGAAGGTGGCGGCCTTCGGCCACATCTCGGTCGAATGA